In Deinococcus cellulosilyticus NBRC 106333 = KACC 11606, one DNA window encodes the following:
- a CDS encoding transposase has protein sequence MSALAGVAPFNRDSGLMKGQRRIWGGRADVRKVLYMAALSATRHNQVIQAFYLRLVQKGKSHKLALVACMRKMLVMANAMLKNGQPWNSRMLVET, from the coding sequence ATCAGTGCCCTGGCTGGAGTGGCTCCATTTAACCGGGACAGTGGCCTCATGAAAGGACAGCGGAGGATCTGGGGTGGACGAGCGGATGTGAGGAAAGTGCTCTACATGGCGGCACTTTCAGCCACGCGCCACAACCAGGTGATTCAGGCGTTTTACCTGCGCTTGGTGCAGAAAGGCAAATCCCATAAACTTGCGCTGGTGGCCTGCATGCGCAAAATGCTGGTGATGGCCAACGCTATGTTGAAAAACGGACAACCCTGGAACAGCCGTATGCTGGTAGAGACATAA